The following DNA comes from Epinephelus lanceolatus isolate andai-2023 chromosome 1, ASM4190304v1, whole genome shotgun sequence.
GAGAAAGGTGAAGGCTGGAGACCTGCTATCAAAGTTAACCTCCCAACAACGTACCCTACTCCAGCCGTCAACTGTACAAGAGAATGCCACTCGGGCAAGTTATCAGCTTAGCTCCATCATTGTCAGAAGCGGACGACCGTTTGCTGTGGGTGATTTTGTGAAACAATGTCTGACAGTTGCTGCTGACACCGTGTGCCCAAATCAGACGCGGGCTTTTTCCCAGATAAGTTTGTCACGGAACACCGTCACCCGCCGTGTGGAGGATATGGCCGAAGACGTTCGGGGCCAAATTGTCCAGGAAGCAGGTCAATTTTCTGCCTTCTCCATCGCGTGTGATGAAAGCATGGATATATCGGACTCGGCACAGCTGCTCGTCTTCCTGCGAGGCGTTAATGAGGACTTTGAAGTGTGTCAGGAACTCGCAATGTTCTGCTCTGTATGGTTATTGTTTCAGCTGAAATTAATGTAAACACAGTTCAGTGATTTACAAGAAAAGGCTAAAAAGCTAAAGCTGTTGTTCAATTATATTCCTATTTGAAAATGATTGTTCAAGACAGTGGAGACTGTAATATATTGGTCTTGTAGGGACATGTTGTGTCCCATGTTTTTAGAGACATAGGCCTGGTACTCattatttttctgctttcaataaacagaaatgttattcattttctAAATTACTTTGTATGACTGTTTATTTTGCATAGTTATATCATAGTCATTTAATTAAATGCACTGCAACATGAATGTTTAGTTTTGGCCCGTGACCCTCCACCCTGATTCATTTTTGGCCCTCCACTGAGAAGTATTTGGGCACCCCTGCTTTAGACCATGGCTACCCTGTGTTTGAAAACATGCTACCACAGCAATGTCTATGctttctcagtcagatccaccccttgctcctccacagctccaccctctggacCAAATACTGTCACTTCTGGCCTTtacaagatggtgacagccaaaaagCCAATCTCAAGGTTTTGACACAGTGATTTAGATGCAAATGGGTGACATCTCGATAGCTTCACCCACAGCTACtacacagtctatggttttgTAAGACTTTGCCTGCCTAATACCCGACATCAGATTTCCAAACTGAATGACCTGCAGGCTTTCTGCTAAAGATTTGTTGTTCCCatgctgaagccaaaacaccCCTGTGATATCACttactttattcagtatttttttggaCTTGACAAAGCTCTTAAAGAGCCACAGGAGACATTGTGCAACTTTCACAGACTTATAAACGTGCTCATTGTAACTATAAAATTGACTCTGACATGTAAAATCAGTTTGTCTTTACTCACCACCTTTGTCTTTATGTGTAACTGACAGGGTTATATCTCAGCAGCTGTCTCCATGGCTcccctgtgctgtgctgtgttggtCCTGCTGTACATTTTTGACTCTGCCTCAGCCACTACTGTAGCTAACACAGATTATGGAGGTGTTCCTCTGTGGATTAATCGCCTGTTGGGTGAGCCCAGTGTGACAAGCCTGCAGGGACGGATGGACTCAGCCTGGTTCCGAGCCAACAACCCCGAatcctgccctgaacagtgtGACTGCCCTATCCATTGGCCCACAGCACTCTACTGTGACCATAGAGGCTTGGCAGACATCCCTGACCACCTGCCAGACAGAACTCAATACCTGTTTTTACAGGTAGAACAAACACTGACACGGGCACTGAGCGTGTGTTGTCTTTACAATGGTCTGCCACTAACCCACAGTGGTTTTTCATTTCCTGCTCACATTGTACAGTATATTCTCCACCAGAAGTTGACCTCCGCTGCACTGCGCTGATTTTAGTTTAACTGTGAAAGTGTGAAAAGTCAAAATCCATcaggcatttttttcttttgttcccaGGGCAATAACATCtcgtctctgtcctcctcctttctGGCCAACATCACTGATCTACGCTGGCTCATCCTGGACCACAACCAGCTGCAGAGCGACAAGCTGGACCAGGCCGCCCTGCAGAACCAGAGCCAGCTGTCCTActtttttgcaaaccacaacCACCTGAAATCAGTGCCCAGTGCTCTCCCAGCTGGACTCAAGCAGCTGCGACTGGCCCACAACCAAATCAGGAGCATCAGCCCCGGAGCTTTCCAGAACCTCCACAAcctgacgctgctgctgctgcagggaaACAGACTGCAAACCATCACAGAGGGAGACctcaaaggtagtgtaatgtGTCATTTCCTGTCTTTAGACATGCCGAATCTGCTTTTGGGTGGAAAGTGAATCCTGCTCTTGTGTACCTGTTGACATCATGTAAAAACCTCAGTTAACAAAGACGTAAACACCGTACATGTTTTTCCTTCTGTTGCTGGCCACAAGTTTCCATTTAACCCATTTAGACCGGAATACACATCTATGTGTAAGTGGTTATTAGGGTAGTTGGGGATAAGGGGTTTAATTCAGTAGTGATTTGATTTCACATCTCTCTGCAAATATGTAATGCACCATAAAACTGAAACTACAACTGAAAGTTAAGCAAATTAAATAATATTCAACACCATTTCTTCAGGGCAAAGCTTAACACCAGCTCAGTACGCTGTGTGGACACTAATAGTTCAATGAAAATAGTGTACTGTGATGTGTCAGTGATTGCTACTGTAATTATAACATGTCTGGTGTACCTAAACTCTTTCACTGTATGTGTTTAGGTAACAGTTTTCAGGTTTCCTATGCAGTATGGAAAGGATGGGATTTGATTTTAGTCATTTCCAGGTCTGGATAAGGatgggaaaagaaaaagacttgTATTTCAAGACTATTGCCTCTATTCTGTTTTCTAAAACATAAAAATCTGACTTTCAGAAAATAAACTGATCATACAAGCAGAGTTTTTCATGGTGTTTTGAGCAGGCAGACAGCGCAGCCAAAATATTAACCACTGTCTGAAAGAGTGCAGGCCAGGGCAAGCTGGATGTCATCAAGAGCAAGGCAATATGTATGACATGTGACTGAAAGCACACAGAGCTGCCGCTATGTCACAGCCTGCAGAACAGCGCCACCCCAAGTGCCTTATAAGGCCCCGATCACAAAAATGTTTCGCAGGTTGTAAAACGCGAGGCGCACAACactgcctttttgtttttaaccgaATGCCACTAGTTAAAAAATGCTTAATGTGCccttttattgttgccaggcaaccaccccatcacctgcttaccctaaccttcccgTACAATAAATCtaccgtttatttatttattttatttcacaataatcagcatctagttcctaaaatgttcaggcagagggtacttgctgtagctctagttgagggtgagaggccaTCAGCAAATGGTTTGTcgggcacagggaaacggagacctgtgtgggtacatgagaccctaaaaaagagggcagatcacggggagtaccaccagttcgtccaggagcttcgcctcgaTGAAGGCTAAAGCAGGCATGATGGAGGTGCTTTTCTGCACTGAGCTTAAGTTTTTCACCTTGAGTGCACGGTGCTCTGGCAAAAACGCCAGGTGCCTGGAGTGCAGACACATGAGGCATGTTGCAAAGCAGAAACAGCgaacaaaaagcttcattctcattaaaaacaattacaaaaagttgCCTCCAACTGCGAAAACACTTTGTGTGATTGGGGCCTAACTGAGCCAAATCTGCGCATCCATGGCCGAGGAAAATTAGGTTGAAAGAAAATATGGCAATATCTTTGAAGTGAATAGAATTTGCATTTATGAGTAACACAGTGATGTAGTGATCAGAAAGGTAAACAGACTCTTTTCAGCATAAGGAAATCATACCTTCGGGTCTACATTCATCGTTGTATCCATGGACACAGTGAATAAACAAGGCTCCCTAGGACGCCATGATAATCATTTAACTTATTACAATAATTTTCAGTTTTTACTTAGGAAGGAGACTAGAAAATATacaagaaataataataataaatattatttacataATATGCTAAGAGAAAATAATACAAGTATCGGTAGCACCAGTTAGTCAGCCTCGTCTATAGGCAGGGATGAACTTGTTTGGGTTGGTGTTGATTGATTTGTACAAGCTAAGTACCTTCCTCTGGCAAATATTTTGCAACATAATATCACATATTATCCGAGGGTTACATCCATGTTAACAATCACTTTTTAAAACCATTTCTTATGTAATAAACATCTAGCTATTTGGACTCAGATGTCAAATATGGTTTAAATAATTCTACCAAGAAGTCTGGAAATTTGAGTCTGAAAGGATGGAATTCTAAAATGGACAATGTCCAAAACcctgagtttttaaaatgttttccatGTGATGATGATCAATTTGTTTTTGGAATTCTAACTGTGGCACAGTTATGTCACACCCTTATGTTTGGCCCTGAGACTGCTCCGATCAGTCTGATTACACTCATTAACACTGAATATTACTGGCATTTAACAGTGACAATGTTTACACTCATTCTGTCACACAAATTTGTCAGTATTCagttttgcatgtgtgtttgtgtgtttgcaggtctGGTCAGTCTGAACCTGCTGGACCTCAGTGGGAATTCGTTGTCATCCGTCCCCAAGCATTTACCCCCTTCTGTCCAGCAGCTCTATCTGTCCAACAACACTTTCTCTGAGCTGGATGAAGACAGTTTCGTTGGATTTCTCAGCCTCAAGTACCTTCATTTGAGTCACTGTGGTCTGCAGAGCAGCGGCGTCCACCTGCAGGTCTTCAACTTCTCTAGCCTGGTGGAACTGGACCTTTCTTATAACAAACTAACAACCATTCCCACAGTCCCCACCACCCTGCAGTACCTCTACCTTGAGGCCAATCAAATACAAGGTGagatatatacatacacaaagaaaacattcacacatacacacacacacacacacacacacacacacacacaacatgcagTCACTTTTTACACTGTGATTTTAACGGTGTCACTGACTCCATGTCAGTAAAATGCTAATTCTCCACACATGTGCGCACATTCCTACATTTTACAATTCAACAATGCATTCACTTCTTGTGACAGTCAAGTGAAGTATGAGGCCTCAGGAGGTCTGACACCTAAACCATGTTGTAAGGGAGAAGAAGAAATGTGGAAAATGTGACAGGAACCgcaaagaaacacagctggCCTTCATCACTGCATGCGGACGCTAGAGGGGCTGAGGTTGGGCAGCTAGCAGGCGAGGCGAGTTAGGgatggaagaagagagagaataaAGGGAGGGACTTGGAGACATGGAGAGAGAAGTAGCgagaggagggtggaggagaggagagggaataTTGGGTGGTTGGATGAGGGGAAAGTAGGTTAgcaaagaagagaggagagtggTATGAAAACATCTGTGATGGATTCAGAGGTAAGAGTGCCAGATGAGCCAGAAGCACATGCTGTTCCCCTCTTCATggtctcctctttcctctccctgtctgtctgctcccCATCACTCTGACCTTTTTTGGCCGATAGGATCTAAATAACATTGCAGCAGATTTGTAGCCATCTTGACTCACATGACCATCCAGCAGCAATGACCTGGTCTATAATTTTGGTTCACAGACTCTGGCAAAAAGTTGAAGTGTGTTCTCAATctgtgaagcagcagacagctgagctgTGTACCAACCGGACAGACAGACGGCAAAACACTTTCACAATAACACGCACCTCATCGTCTAGCTAGCAGCATGACGGCTACCGTGGCTCCTTCTGCCAAAGCCTACAGTCTGGGCCAAGGGAGGCTCTACTACTGAAATGAAGTGAGAAAGCAAAAGAGGGCGTTGTGGTTTCCTTATTCTCAGTTTTCACCACAGCACCTGTGAGACATTCAGGAAATGCAGGCTCTTTGAGTAGAAGAGGGACATGTGCAGACTGTGCAGACCCTCTTCAGTAAGGCAAATGTCAAAGTGTGATTGAAATGTTTCATCTTAATAATTTACATATGATGAACACATGGCACATGATGTGAAATCaaagctctggtttggtctttACATACAGTGCTTTGACAAGGCAGTAATAAGCAGATGTCTGTCTCTCTAGTGAGAAATGAGTCTCTAATAATAAAATGTGGTCtgtatgtgtttaaaaaaaaaccctgtctgttttctgtctgttcacCACAGAGTTCAATGTGAGCAGTTTCTGCAGAGAGGTGGGACCTCTGTCTTACTCCAGGATGAAGATCCTACGACTGGATGGAAACAAAATGTCCTACCACCAGCTGCCGTATGACTGGGTCTTCTGCCTGCGAGTGCTTGAGAGTATTTACATCTGATCCATCTTCTGAACATGCAACAAGGGTCACTGTATGTGACTGGCCGACCTCATCTATAAAAAAAGACGTGACTCAACTTCAGATTTTTATTTGGCTATAGCCAACTCATCACTCGTGAAATCGAACAGCTCGGCCATACAGCCATAAACCAGAGAAGAATCCGATTTATTATGCTTTCAATATGTAGATACACACCCAAACACTGAAGGGAAAACTGACCTTCAAAAGATGCCAGAGTTTGAACTTGTACACTAAACCAGTGTTATTTTATCAGGATGCCAAAAGTCATGATCAAAACATTTCTCATACCACCAGCGCATTCCCATgggtttctttctctctctcattccaTCTTTTCCAAGTTCTGCCTCAGCAGGGTCGTACATCTGTGTGTTATTACTGAATAGGAACTTTGACAAACCCTCTCATTTCTGACTGTACAAGGAAATGTGCTCTGGTTAAACTGAGCTGTCTTAGGAGGGAAAGGGAAACATGTATGAATGGCAAAATTCAGTAGCCTTCCCATGAGACTATCTGACTCACTTAGCTGGGCAGTGTTAAACAGCCACACCAGTCCACACATGGAGCAGTCCAAATCTGCTAATTGTCTAAAACTCTGCTTTACAAAAATATTGTTACATTAAACCTTAATTTGAAAGCTGATGTCCATGATGCTGAAACATGAAGTTTGGTTTGTgcgacaaaaaaataaaatggacaTTGTTAAGATAATATTGTGTACTTTTTGAAAAGCTGCTGCTACTTAGCTGTCACCACATGAAATACAAACAATCTAGAGAAAACAGTGATTCACATTACACCCTTGTTTATGTGTCAGATTTAACCATAATAATCATGAAATTTAGCAAATATTTATAACTGAAAAGAAATAGATTTCACACCAGCCTTAATTAAGGGGAGATTATCTACTATATTCTCctgagcacaatacactaatcaatgtaaaaacaagatggctgccatctctgccaagtcagtctgtgGCTGAtgccgacacaaaagtggacaaaggACAAAACCTGAAcaaattttatggttgaaacctGTTTGTGAatgtttaataatgtttgtagtttcatAGACATACACATTTGACCAATTCAGTATTTGTTtgtggacattgggacttaattatagTAGCATTTGACACATTCCTAGCTTGGAGTATGGAGCAAGGAAAATTCATAGagttacaaaatgaacaaatcacaGTTTAGTTTTTGCACAGCCACGTTCAggcattgaaataaacagttctgaactttttttttttatacttgaaCAGTGACCTCTAACCCAGAGAGTTACAGAATAATGTTGCActgtttgtgattttgtttttgtacaacaATATTCAAGCACTGAAATTAAcagtattacattttatttcacacTTGGGGCTATTAAAATTAAACCCAGTGTCCCATTTGAGGACGTAATTTAGTTCAAatactacttcctgtttaaagaCAATGACTTATCAGATCCTACTGAtgccaaatagctaggagaaattaaaaatgcttaccaaacaaaagttccagTCTCAGGAGGCACTGTGTCACCTTCAGCTCATTACATGCATGCTGTGAGACTTGTGAGACTGAGTGAGACCAGAGGCCTGTACAacaaagccagttcaacttacccaggatatcttttaCGTTCTCTGGCTTGACTAACCCAAACATTGGCCGTCTGGATAACGGGtcctacaaagctggttatcaaccatttcagtcaactctgggttttcctaccCAGCCACaagtgtgttcatgtgaaagacACGGGGGTGGTAATCacgagtgacatcatcagaaccacgAGTTAAGTACGTTGTTTCTtatgatatgacatgaaacgGTACTGAAAGTGTCTGGCACTGCAAGACATTACAATGTTGGTGGCGTGGGATGTAAACAATACTCTGTAATCTTATAACAGAAAATGCAGAGATATTGAAAATATTATCTAAAAACTCACCATTGGCTGAGACTTACATTACGTATAAGTATCACTAGGCTGTATGTTGCATCAGTAGAGTAATTTTTGctatttagttggatgatgatgaaactaggctgaatatgtcacataaaacactttaaagtgatgccagactgtttctgctactgaaTTTAAGGGTGGaaagtagttaatgactgatgaggtttAGCTGAccgaaatgttgcatttataataacTGGAGCcagttaacagtgtgtggattatttttctgataaaattttatcctttttcctagttctcatcacacacgtgtctcatgttattgtgagctgcagtgattgaatcagagtgtaaaattaGCAACACTGTCAGCGATCACTgtggactaaaataaactttgcatacGTTAAATtcctgctaaaatcatgtgtttagtctGTAAACGATCTCTGTGTTTGTAAGaagctgttttaaaaccagtggaaatagagccctgATTCTACTGACCTCTAACAATATATAGGCTACTCTTTTTTTACCTGAAACTCCAGACTTACgttcatggatactttttttcttcagtgatgtgACTGGTCAGAGGTtggggtgttgacaggctgtgatccaaTACCCTGAACATAACCAGCTCCcgagcaggttagctgttcagcgTAAGTTACCACAGTGATTTATCctagtaaaaagagaaccagcttcgtagtactgaaacccagagttaaccctgaagttaccttgctaacttcaaatcctgcttcatagtacaggcctctggttaGCAGTTTAGCTTCTAACTAGATAGCTCAAACAAAATTCATATAGATATATGTAAAAAATTAATGGACAGGATGAACGATAATCAAGTGGGATAATTTAGTAAAAAATGGATCTTATCTCACATCTCTATACAATATGCAGGTAGATTATGCACAGTATAAACAAGCGTGTATCTATTATGTACAGTTAAACATGGTCAAATACATGTAATGGAAGGAGCAACGACAGTAGGCACAAAgactgtttttgttaccttgacACTTGTCATTTAATGGTGTGTTAAAGGATTTGCTCCTTGGTTGACTTCCA
Coding sequences within:
- the LOC117256574 gene encoding lumican isoform X3, producing the protein MAPLCCAVLVLLYIFDSASATTVANTDYGGVPLWINRLLGEPSVTSLQGRMDSAWFRANNPESCPEQCDCPIHWPTALYCDHRGLADIPDHLPDRTQYLFLQGNNISSLSSSFLANITDLRWLILDHNQLQSDKLDQAALQNQSQLSYFFANHNHLKSVPSALPAGLKQLRLAHNQIRSISPGAFQNLHNLTLLLLQGNRLQTITEGDLKGLVSLNLLDLSGNSLSSVPKHLPPSVQQLYLSNNTFSELDEDSFVGFLSLKYLHLSHCGLQSSGVHLQVFNFSSLVELDLSYNKLTTIPTVPTTLQYLYLEANQIQEFNVSSFCREVGPLSYSRMKILRLDGNKMSYHQLPYDWVFCLRVLESIYI
- the LOC117256574 gene encoding lumican isoform X2; its protein translation is MHQTGYISAAVSMAPLCCAVLVLLYIFDSASATTVANTDYGGVPLWINRLLGEPSVTSLQGRMDSAWFRANNPESCPEQCDCPIHWPTALYCDHRGLADIPDHLPDRTQYLFLQGNNISSLSSSFLANITDLRWLILDHNQLQSDKLDQAALQNQSQLSYFFANHNHLKSVPSALPAGLKQLRLAHNQIRSISPGAFQNLHNLTLLLLQGNRLQTITEGDLKGLVSLNLLDLSGNSLSSVPKHLPPSVQQLYLSNNTFSELDEDSFVGFLSLKYLHLSHCGLQSSGVHLQVFNFSSLVELDLSYNKLTTIPTVPTTLQYLYLEANQIQEFNVSSFCREVGPLSYSRMKILRLDGNKMSYHQLPYDWVFCLRVLESIYI
- the LOC117256574 gene encoding lumican isoform X1 — translated: MWAAFEEEECIRQWGYISAAVSMAPLCCAVLVLLYIFDSASATTVANTDYGGVPLWINRLLGEPSVTSLQGRMDSAWFRANNPESCPEQCDCPIHWPTALYCDHRGLADIPDHLPDRTQYLFLQGNNISSLSSSFLANITDLRWLILDHNQLQSDKLDQAALQNQSQLSYFFANHNHLKSVPSALPAGLKQLRLAHNQIRSISPGAFQNLHNLTLLLLQGNRLQTITEGDLKGLVSLNLLDLSGNSLSSVPKHLPPSVQQLYLSNNTFSELDEDSFVGFLSLKYLHLSHCGLQSSGVHLQVFNFSSLVELDLSYNKLTTIPTVPTTLQYLYLEANQIQEFNVSSFCREVGPLSYSRMKILRLDGNKMSYHQLPYDWVFCLRVLESIYI